DNA from Triticum aestivum cultivar Chinese Spring chromosome 7D, IWGSC CS RefSeq v2.1, whole genome shotgun sequence:
ccgaattggactagggaaggggggcgcacccttccttctttctccttcccccttcccttctcctactcccacaaggaaaggaggagtcctactcccggtggcagtaggactcccccctatggcgcgcctctccccttggccggctgcctcccccttgctcctttatatacgggggcagggggcaccccagagacacaacaattgatccttgagatctcttagccgtgtgcggtgtccccctccaccatattacacctcgataataccgttgcggagcttaggcgaagccctgcgtcggtggaacatcatcatcgtcaccacgccgtcgtgctgacgaaactctccctcaacactcggctggatcggagttcgagggacgtcatcgagctgaacgtgtgtagaactcggaggtgccgtacgttcggtacttgatcggttggatcgtgaagacgtacgactacatcaaccgcgttgtgataacgcttccgctgtcggtctacgagggtacgtggacaacactctcccctctcgttgctatgcatcaccatgatcttgcgtgtgcgtaggaatttttttgaaattactacgttccccaacagtggcatccgagcctggttttatgcgttgatgctatgcacgagtagaacacaagtgagttgtgggcgatataagtcatactgcttaccagcatgtcatactttggttcagcggtattgtgagatgaagcggcccagaccgacattacgcatacgcttacgcgagactggtttcaccgttcggagcactcgttgcttaaaggtgactggcgggtgtctgtctctctcactttagttgaaccgagtgtggctacgcccggtccttgcgaaggttaaaacagcaccaacttgacaaactatcattgtggttttgatgcgtaggtaagaacagttcttgctaagcccgtagcagccacgtaaaacttgcaacaacaaagtagaggacgtctaacttgtttttgcagggcatgttgtgatgtgatatggtcaagacatgatgtgatataatttgttgtatgagatgatcatgttttgtaaccgagttatcggcaactggcaggagccatatggttgtcgttttattgtatgcaatgcaatcgccatgtaatgctttactttatcactaagcggtagcgatagtcgtagaagcataagattgacgagacgacaacgatgctacgatggagatcaaggtgtcgcgccggtgacgatggtgatcatgacggtgcttcggagatggagatcacaagcacggtgcttcggagatggagatcacaagcacaagatgatgatggccatatcatatcacttatattaatttcatgtgatgttaatcctttatgcatcttatcttgctttgtttgacggtagcattataagatgatccttcactaaattatcagagtataagtgttctccctgagtatgcaccgttgcgaaagttcttcgtgctgagacaccacgtgatgatcgggtgtgataggctctacgttcaaatacaacgggtgcaaaacagttgcacacgcggaatactcaggttaaacttgacgagcctagcatataacagatatggcctcggaacacggagaccgaaaggtcgagcgtgaatcatatagtagatatgatcaacatagtgatgttcaccattgaaactactccatctcacgtgatgatcggacatggtttagttgatatggatcacgtgatcacttagagattagagggatgtttatctaagtgggagttcttaagtaatatgattaattgaacttgaatttatcatgaacttagtacctgatagtattttgcttgtctatgttaattgtagatagatggcccgtgctgttgttccgttgaattttaatgcgtttcttgagaaagcaaagttgaaagatgttagtagcaaagatgtggattggatccatgatctgaggattatcctcattgctgcacagaaaaattatgtccttgatgcaccgctaggtgacagacctattgcaggagcagatgcagacgttatgaacgtttggctagctcaatatgatgactacttgatagtttagtgcaccatgcttaacggcttagaatcgggacttcaaagacgttttgaacgtcatggaccatatgagatgttccaggagttgaagttaatatttcaagcaaatacccgagttgagagatatgaagtctccaacaaattctatagctaaaagatggaggagaatcgctcaactagtgagcatgtgctcagattgtttgggtactacaatcgcttgaatcaagtgggagttaatcttccagataaaatagtgattgacagaattctctagccaccatcaccaagttagtagaacttcgtgatgaactatagtatgcaagggatgacgaaagtaattccttagctcttcgtgatgctgaaatcgacgaaggtagaaatcaagaaaaacatcaagtgttgatggttgacgagaccactagtttcaagaaaagggcaaagggaagaaggggaacttcaagaagaacggcaagcaagttgctgtttaagtgaagaagcctaagtctggtcctaagcttgagactaagtgcttctactgcaaagggactggtcactggaagcgaactatcccaactatttggtggataagaaggatggcaaagtgaacaaaggtatatttgatatacagattattgatgtgtactttactagtgtttatagcaacccctcggtatttgatactggttcagttgctaagagtagtaactcgaaacgggagttgcagaataaacagagactagtaaaagggcgaggtgacgatgtgtgttggaagtagttccaagattgatatgatcatcatcgcacactccctgtactttcgggattagtgttgaaactaaataagtgttatttagtgtttgcgttgagcatgaatatgatttgatcatgtttattgcaatacggttattcatttaagttagagaacaattgttgttctgtttacatgaataaaaaacttctatggtcatacacaccaacgaaaatggtttgttggatctcgatcgtagtgatacacataatcataatattgaagccaaaagatgcaaagttaataatgatagtgcaacttatttgtggcactgctgtttaggtcatattggtgtaaagcgcatgaagaaactccatactgatgggattttggaatcaattgattatgaatcacttgatgcttgcgaaccgtgcctcatgggcaagatgactaaaacaccgttctccggaactatggagagagcaacagatttgttggaagtcatacatacagatgtatgtggtccaatgaatattgaggctcgtggcggatatcgttatttttctcaccttcacagatgatttgagcagatatgggtatatctacttaatgaaacataagtctgaaacatttgaaaagttcatataatttcagagtgaagtggaaaatcatcgtaacaagaaaaataaagtttctacgatctgatcgtagagaagagtatttgagttacgagtttggccttcagttaaaacaatgtgaaatagttgcactactcacgccacctggaacaccacagcataatggtgtgtccgaacgtcataaccgtactttattggatatagtgcaatctatgatgtctcttaccaatttaccactatcgttttggggttatgcattagagacagctacattcacattaaatagggcaccatcgaaatccgttgagacgacgccttatgaactgtggtttggcaagaaaccaaagttgtcgtttcttaaagtttggggttgcgatgcttatgtgaaaaggtttcatcctgataagctcaaacccaaatcggagaaatgtgtcttcataggatacccaaaggagacagttgggtacaccttctatcacagatccaaaggcaagacattcgttgctaagtatggatcctttctagagaaggagtttctctcgaaagaagtgagtgggaggaaagtagaacttgatgaggtaactatacctgctcccttattggaaagtagttcatcacagaaaccagtttctgagacacctacaccaattagtgaggaagttaatgatgatgatcatgaaacttctgatcaagttattactaaacctcgtagatcaaccagagtaagatccgcaccagcatggtacggtaatcctgttctggaagttatgttactggaccatgacgaacctacgaactatgaagaagcgatggtgagcccagattccgcaaaatggcttgaggccatgaaatctgagatgggatccatgtatgagaacaaagtatggactttggttgacttgcccaatgatcggcaagccattgaaaataaatggatcttcaagaagaagactgacgctgatggtaatgttactgtctataaagcttgacttgttgcgaaaggttttcgacaagttcaagactacaatgagaccttctcacccgtagcgatgcttaagtctgtccgaatcatgttagcaattgccgcattttatgattatgaaatttggcaaatggatgtcaaaactgcattcctgaatggatttctggaagaagagttgtatatgatgcaaccagaaggttttgtcaatccaaagggagctaacaaagtgtgcaagctccagcgatccatttatggactggtgcaagcctctcggagttggaataaacgctttgatagtgtgatcaaagcatttggttttatacagacttttggagaagcctgtatttacaagaaagtgagtgggagctttgtagcatttctgatattatatgtggatgacatattactgattggaaatgatatagaatttctcgcCCCGTTGCTCGCCCGTAACCGCTAAggcccccctggcccaatgacaaacgggccccagcgccccagaacggttttataaaaaaaagaatttaaaataataataataaataaaataattaattaattaattaaagaaattaATTAACTTGATTAATTCTGTATTAGTTTAACCTAATCtttttagttaactaattaacctaaaccctaattaatctaaacagtgtatgataggtgggtcccactagacccacacgtcagtttgaccagtcaacacctttgttgactgctgatgtcatgctgacgtcatgatgatgtcagcaaacactgttctggataatgttgaattaaataaattctaaaaaaatgatttaaaactttaaaaaatcatataaaataattcgtaactcggatgaaaatactttgtacatgaaagttgctgagaacgacgagacgaattcgaatacgcagcccgttcgttcgccacaccctagcatagcaaacacgcaactttccccctccggttcatctgtccgaaaatgcgaaacatcggaaatactttcccggatgtttccccccttcgctggtaccacctcctaccgcgttagggcacacctagcaccatgCATTGTCATATCTTCCATCATCATGCTTAtgattgcattatatttattgtttcttccccctcttctctcgttagacaccaagaccgacgccgctgctacccagtacgactacggtgttgacgaccccttcttgccaaagcaaccaggcaagcccccccctttgatcaccagatatcacctattccttctctctactgcttgcattagagtagtgtagcatgttactactttcgattaatcctattctgctgcatagcctgtcattgttgctacaattgttacctttacctgctatcctaatgcttagtataggatgctagtgttccatcagtggccctacactcttgtccgtctgccatgctatactactgggccgtgatcacttcgggaggtgatcacgggcatatgctatatactttatactgttacattacttatgatactgttcggagatgggggctgaaggggcaggtggctccatcccggtagaggtggaccTGGGTTCCCGACGGACACCGACTGTTACTTTGCGGCGGAGCGATAGGGCTGGTTGAGACCacttaggagagaggtgggcttggccctggtcggcgttcgcggttacttcataataacatgcttaacgagatcttggtatttgatctgagtctggccactggcctatacgcactaaccaactacgcgggaacagttatgggcactcgacgtcgtggtatcagccgaatccttcttgacgtcagcgactgagcggcgcgcgccgggttggaccgcgtaacgcaacttcctttgtaatggaggttgctaggtttgctctctggccgcccacgcaacatgcaggtgtgcaatgggcgatgggcccagacccctgcgcgcataggatttagaccggcgttctgacctctctgttgtgcctaggtggggttgcgacgtgttgatcttccgaggccgggcatgacccaggaaagtgtgtccggccaaaggggatcgagcgtgttgggttatgtggtgcacccctgcagggaagtttatctattcgaatagccgtgatattcggtaacaggacgactttgaaggaaatatgccctagaggcaataataaagtattatttatttccttgtatcatgataaatgtttattattcatgctagaattgtattaaccggaaacataatacatgtgtaaatatatagacaaacagagtgtcactagtatgcctctacttgactagctcgttaatcaaagatggttatgtttcctagccatagacataagttgtcatttgattaacgagatgacctcattaggagaatgacgtgattgacttgacccattccgttagcttagcactcgatcgtttagtatgttgctattgctttcttcatgacttatacatgttcctatgactatgagattatgcaactcccgtttaccggaggaacactttgtgtgctaccaaacgtcacaacgtaaatgggtgattataaaggtgatctacaggtgtctccaaaggtacttgttgggttggcgtatttcgagattaggatttgtcactccaattgtcggagaggtatctctgggcccactcggtaatgcaaatcactataagccttgcaagcattgtgactaatgagttagttgcgggatgatgtgttacggaacgagtaaagagacttgccggtaacgagattgaactaggtatcgagataccgacgatcaaatctcgggcaagtaacataccggtgacaaagggaacaacgtatgttgttatacggtctgaccgataaagatcttcatagaatatgtaggagccaatatgggcatcgaggtcccgctattggttattgaccggagacgtgtctcggtcatgtctacatagttctcgaacccgtagggtccgcacgcttaacgttacgatgacagttttattgagttttgatgtaccgaaggagttcggagtcccggatgagatcggggatatgacgaggagtctcgaaatggtcgatacgtaaaaatcgatatattggacgactatattcggacttcggaaaggttccgagtgattcgggtatttttcggagtaccggagagttacgggaattcgtattgggccttaatgggccatacgggaaaggagagaaaggcctcaaaaggtggccgcacccctccccatggtctggtccgaattggactagggaaggggggcgcacccttccttctttctccttcccccttcccttctcctacacccacaaggaaaggaggagtcctactcccggtgggagtaggattcccccctatggcgcgcctctccccttggccggctgcctctcccttgctcctttatatacgggggcagggggcaccccagagacacaacaattgatccttgagatctcttagccgtgtgcggtgcccccctccaccatattacacctcgataataccgttgcggagcttaggcgaagccctgcgtcggtggaacatcatcatcgtcaccacgccgtcgtgctgacgaaactctccctcaacactcggctggatcggagttcgagggacgtcatcgagctgaacgtgtgtagaactcggaggtgccgtacgttcggtacttgatcggtcggatcgtgaagacgtacgactacatcaaccgcgttgtgataacgcttccgctgtcggtctacgagggtacgtggacaacactctcccctctcgttgctatgcatcaccatgatcttgcgtgtgcgtaggaatttttttgaaattactacgttccccaacagacttggagttgtaccttgaccttatgacaactagaatcggatacttaataaaatacacccttccaagtggcagatataacccggtgatcgctctcacaaagggcgacgaggagaggatcgccgggtaggtttatgctatgcgatgctacttggtgatcttaccatctattctcttctacatgctgcaagatggaggttgccagaagcgtagtcttcgacaggactagctatccccctcttattctggcattctgcagttcagtccaccgatattgcctctttacacacatacccatgcatatgtagtgtagatccttgcttgcgagtactttggatgagtactcacggtttcttttctccctctttccccctttccattctacctggttgtcgcaaccagatgctggagcctaggagccagacgccaccgacgacgatgactcctactacaccggaggtgcctactactacgtgcaggccgctgacgacagccaggagtagtttaggaggatcccaggcaggaggcatgcgcctctttcgatctgtatcccagtttgtgctagccttcttaaggcaaactcgtttaacttatgtctgtactcagatattgttgcttccgctgactcggctatgatcgagcacttgtattcgagccctcgaggcccctggcttgtattatgatgcttgtatgacttattttatctttagagttgtgttgtgatatcttcccgtgagtccctgatcttgatcatacacgtttgcgtgtatgattagtgtacgattgaatcgggggcgtcacatagatAGATGAAATTACACTATGTGTATTTTAACCAAAAGCTTTCGTTTTTTCTCTCTCGAGGAAATGGTGTTGTTGTGCTTTGACAGCTTGTGGCCTACCGCAAGGCTCTAACTTCGGAGGTGTTCGTGCTGGGCGCGACTATGGCTAGCTGCAAGTGAGACAGAGTCAGCTCTCGCTGAAGGCAGCGGccttaatgggctggcccagctcacGCGAGGCCACTGCTTCTCTTTTGTTTACATTTACTTTacttttttttatttcttcttttcttttgtttacACTTCCAAAAATTCCAAACATATATAGATTACAAAATAGAACTTTCATaatgttttgaattttttaaatcATGCTAGCCCACCCATGGCGTTCCCAAAGCGAGAATTCCTATGAATCATAATTGGATTCCAGGCCACCCAGTGGGGTCTTTTCATACTCTAGTCCCTATTTCAGAGGGAGTGACAGTGGATTTTCTCCATAGTGTTGATCAAAAAGCTTGGGATGAGGAGGTGATGTGAAGTGTTTTTCATGAGAGGATAGCAACCGTAGTGTTACAAATTCCACTAAGTGTGCTgtggtggatgatttttttaccTGGCCTCATGATCGATTTGGATACTACTGAGTCAGATCGGCATATGACTTGGCCAAGTTTGAGAAATTTCATGCTACTCTTAATTCTTAGgaataagtatatttttcgtcctcgaACTCTTCCGAGAGTTTAGAAATCGTCCCTCAACTATCAAAACCGGATAGTTTTCGTCCCTCGTGCCGTTTCGGGCGGTTTTAGTAcgcggtgaacagtaaaatcgaaaaaatagcaaaagaatcaaaaaaatctgaaattttacaCCATCGAAGATACTCTGGTGCGCAAGACCCGTGCAAAAATTCATGGTATTTTGACATTCAAGCAGCTCGCGGCAAAAAAAAATGGAAATATATACgtcggtgaacagtaaattcaaaaaaatagcaaacaaAATCAAAACAGTatgaatttttttggcatcaaagaggcttcgGTGTGCAACGTGCGTGCAAATTTTCATGGTGTTTGGGCATTGTACGAactcgtggcaaaaaaacaaaatttggctcaaatattttttttttaaaagtgcgctattttgtttttttgctagAGCTCCTCGTATGTCATTTGATCACGAAATTTTGCATGCATTTTACGTACCTGACCATCTTTGATGCCAAAACGTTTCataaatttttatttattttttgctatttttttgaatttactgttcaccgacGTACATATTTACAGTTTTTTGTTTGTCACGAGCTGCTCGAATGCTTCGATGCTataaaattttagatttttttgttatttttcttaTTTTATTGTTCACCGAGTTACTGTTCACCGTGTACTAAAACCGCCCGAAGCGGCAGGAGGGACAAAAACTATCCGGTTTTGATAGTTGAGGGACAAAAACTATCTGTTTTGGAGTTGAGGGACGATTTCTAAACTCTCGAAAGAGTtcgaggacgaaaaatatacttatccctaaTTCTTATAGCCATGGTGTGCAATCAGACTTTGGTGCTGAAGAGAAAAGCTGGCAAGCTCTTCGGAAGGTCAATGCTCCAGGAAAGATGAAGATCGTTCTTTGGAGAATGGCCCACGATTGTCTGCCGACGGACAGTCAGTTGCTATGGCGCCATGTTCCGACTGCAGGGGCATGTTTTTTTGTAGCAGAGAGGAGCGGGCTGAGCATATCTTTCTATTTTGCCACTTCGCGCGCCAGGTATGGCGAGTGGTGAAGCGCAATTTAGACTTCCATCTGTGCCGTAAAGGTTTTGTTCATACCAAACAGTGGATATTTGATTTCATTCAACGAGCGACCTCTCTCGAGACCACGACTTTGGTAGTAACAATTTGGCACATTTGGGAGGCCCGGAGTGATGTTAGGATGCATCCTCGACGACTTTGTGAGTCCTCTTGTGAGTCCTCTAGTGACTTTATTTTTCATCTAACGCCGGATTGCATCTAGGAGGCACTTTCTTTTGATTATACTTGATCAATAAAGCGCGATATTCCAAAAAAAGAAGCGAGAATTCCTTCGGTCTCGCTTAATGCGAGAATAGCATTCGCGCTCGCGCTGTGGGGGTGGTCTAGATATTGGGGGTCAAAACGGAAGTGTAGCATTACTGCCTTTTTATTCACCATCATGTTAGATTGAATCATATAACTAGTAGAAATTCAGCACGGGCAACAATCTAATCACACAAGAAAGTACGTATACACCGCCAGCTGAACACAGGAAAGTGTTGATGGATCATGACCTTGGCGGCTTCTCGAGGAGAGCGGAGAGGTAGACCTCGTCCTTGGACTTGAAGGAGACGACCCAGCGGTGTTTCTTGTACCTGAACTGGAGGAACATGTACATGTAGTCGTCGAGGTCCCTCCGCGCGCAGGCGAACCTGTCGACCCAGAGCAGGCCGCCGGGGCGGAGCACGCGGTCCCAGTCGAAGAGCACGAAGTCCAGCAGCTGCAGGTCCACCCACCCCTCGAAGAACCCCGCCGTGTGCACCATGTCCATGGTGTTGTCGAAGAAGGGCAGCCGCTGGCTCATGGTGGCATAGAGCGGCACCAGGCCGCGCAGCGCCACCGTCTCCGCAAACGGCGCGCCCAGGTTGAGCGCCACCGACACGATGGTTACGCCGCGCTCCCGCATGCGCGCCGCGAAGCTGCCCGTGCCCACGCTCACGTCCAGCCCGATCCGCACCTCGCCGGGCTTCACCGCAAGCACCTCTTCGATGCGGAAGTCGGCCAGGGACGCGTTGCGGCTGGTGTCGTTGACCCACCGCCGCTTCTCCCGGTCCATGTCGAAGCACCCCACGCACCGGCTGTACCCTGGCCGCGGGTTCCTGGCGGACAGGCACCGGTAGCCGCGGCAGTGGTAGCGGCTCCACCGCACGTTGCCGTCGTCGGGGAGCTTCCACAGCGACTCGTTGATGGGCAGCGGGCGCTGGAACAGCTTGGAGGCCCGggcgaggcagcggcggcgcggcagcgggtCGCAGCCGCCGAGCATGAGGCGCTGGCCCAGGTCCCAGTCGTCCGGGCAGTAGGAGCCGACGTCGTAGCTCATGTACTCGTCCAGCTCCCGCCGCATCAGCACGCAGGCGTGGCCGATGGTGCCGTACGTCCGGTTGGTGCCGTACACGTTGGGCCGGCCCTCGCGGTTGCCCTTGGTGGTCACGtacttgcgcgtctcctccgccatgaAGAAGTTGACGAGCGGGTCGACGACCGGGGcgtcatcgtcgccgccgtcgGGATCGGGGCGGGGGATGCGGATCAGCCGGAGGGAGATGTGCGCGCCGTAGAGCGGGTGGATGACCtcgtcctcgaggaaccgcctgaACTCCGGCAAGGTCATGTTCTCCTGCTTGCTGTGCGCCTTGCCCTTCTTGGTCTTCTTGCCGATCTTGAGCGCCGTGGCCTCCAGCTTGTCCTGGAGCTCGGCGAGCTGGACGAGCACGTCGTCGACGCGGTCCGCCAGCGCGCGGATGTCGAAGCCGGCgtacccgtcggcgccgacggtgTGGAGCCTGGCGCAGTTGGCGGAGTCGTCGAGCCCCGGGAGGAAGGAGTCGGTGGTGTAGAAGCGGTGGAGGCTGGCCATGCTGATGCAGATCACGAACACGCCCATCACCAGCTGCATGACCACCATGAGCCGACTGAACCGGCACCGCGCCAGGCAGAAGAACGCCTCCATCGGCGGATCAATGGACGTCCACCGGCGCGGCAAGCAAAGAACCAAGCGGAGCGCACGGTGCCAATGGTGTGGAAATTATCTCGAGCCCTCTTGGTTCTTGGAGTTCACTCCATTGGTTTTTGGCCATGGATTGGCACTGCTTGATGGGTCGCGAGCGAGTGCTTATCTTAGCGCGCACTCCACCCGCGAGGCTCGGATCTCCATGGCTATGCATTTCTTTATCGGCTAACATGTCTGTGTATGCAATTTTGTAGAGAAAGCTACTGCTGGAACGCGAAGCAGAGTGTAATTTCAGGCGTTGACGAATGAAAAGAGACCTTGTTTGGTCCGGCTGTACTCAATTGCACGGCATAAGCAAGCGCACCGGCAATTTGCATTTTTGCATCTTTAGGGGCTGGCTCAGTCCGACTGAGTCAATAAAATTCAGCTCTTACTTTGCCGTCCAGAAACACGGATTGTCAAGTTAAAAAAGGTTACTGATGATAAATATTGATTCGGTATTCTAAATGTTTATAAActtttctataaacttgatcaaattttCACTGCTTGAGAAAATGTATTCC
Protein-coding regions in this window:
- the LOC123167391 gene encoding probable methyltransferase At1g29790, translating into MEAFFCLARCRFSRLMVVMQLVMGVFVICISMASLHRFYTTDSFLPGLDDSANCARLHTVGADGYAGFDIRALADRVDDVLVQLAELQDKLEATALKIGKKTKKGKAHSKQENMTLPEFRRFLEDEVIHPLYGAHISLRLIRIPRPDPDGGDDDAPVVDPLVNFFMAEETRKYVTTKGNREGRPNVYGTNRTYGTIGHACVLMRRELDEYMSYDVGSYCPDDWDLGQRLMLGGCDPLPRRRCLARASKLFQRPLPINESLWKLPDDGNVRWSRYHCRGYRCLSARNPRPGYSRCVGCFDMDREKRRWVNDTSRNASLADFRIEEVLAVKPGEVRIGLDVSVGTGSFAARMRERGVTIVSVALNLGAPFAETVALRGLVPLYATMSQRLPFFDNTMDMVHTAGFFEGWVDLQLLDFVLFDWDRVLRPGGLLWVDRFACARRDLDDYMYMFLQFRYKKHRWVVSFKSKDEVYLSALLEKPPRS